The Betaproteobacteria bacterium genomic sequence ATACACAGAGTGTTGATACCGGACTTGATGGCCTTCTCGTAGAAGGGATACATGACCTTTTCGTCGTCCAGGCGCCAAGCGAACTTCGATGGCCCCAAGGGATCGCCCAGGGTGTAGGACTTCCAGCTGCAAGGCTTGAGGGTCTCGATGCCGCGATCCACTTCGTCCATCCAGTTGGGGTACGTGGGGGTGATGATGGTGTGGCCCAGCATGCGGGTGCTGCCGGCCATCTTGTTCACCGAACGGCAGGCGTTCTGGATGGCGTCGTTGGATAGGAACCACCAGGACGGGTCATCGAAAGGAGCGCCCGAGAGCAAGGACACCTTGGTGTCGCTGTCCAGGAAAATCTCCTTCAGATAATTTTCCATCTTCAGGCGTGCCAGGGTCATGGGCGCGCTATTGATGTTGGGGTTCACCTTCGCCCCAACGGCCCACTTGGTCAGGCCCAGGATTCCGTCCTGCTTGAAATCATCGCGCATGAAGTGGGTTTGATCGTCGAATATGAACTGGTTCGCCAACTGCTTCTTGCGGTAATCCGACATTTGCATGTCGTTGGCTTCCGCCTCGGACACATCGAAGATGTCGCCATGAATTTTGTTCATGGCCACGAACGCGGTTGCCATCCCGGCGCTGGTGGCCAGGAATTGGCGGCGGTCCATGCCGTGACGCTTTGCCTGAACGTCCGCCATTTCCTTGATCAGGGCCTCGACCTTGGCCTGTCTCTCGGTTTGCGGCAGCGGGTTGTATTCGCCATTGGAGACGATTTGAGTGGGGATCGGCGAGTGGAACGCGGTTTCGTCTGCTGGAGTAACTGTTTTATATTCCTCGTCGCTCAAATGAACGCCGATGTGCCTTTGAGTAGCCATTTGCTTTCCTCCTAGTTGTGGATGTGAAGCGTTACTGCCTTGACCCCATCCTTCGCAACCGTTCGGCGGGCTGAGTTGAATCGAATCCAGGACTCTTGAATTTTTGTTGGGACTTGGCGGATACTGGCCCATTTTTGGTCAGCAGCGTTCGCGCAAGTCGCGAAGGCAGGGCATGGGAATTAAAGTATTTGGTGGTTCAAAAGCTCCTCCGTATTGCCGACTTTTAGCCGGGCGAAGACCTTTTCGCCTATGTGCGCGGGTTCTTCGCCGGTCGTGCCGCATTGCCTCCCAATCCGTACTTCGTACAAATTGCCGTGGCGTATAAAGCGGATTATTGGAGCATACACCTAACTGCGCCCCCCCGCTGGAACACCTAATTTTGGCGA encodes the following:
- a CDS encoding amidohydrolase → MATQRHIGVHLSDEEYKTVTPADETAFHSPIPTQIVSNGEYNPLPQTERQAKVEALIKEMADVQAKRHGMDRRQFLATSAGMATAFVAMNKIHGDIFDVSEAEANDMQMSDYRKKQLANQFIFDDQTHFMRDDFKQDGILGLTKWAVGAKVNPNINSAPMTLARLKMENYLKEIFLDSDTKVSLLSGAPFDDPSWWFLSNDAIQNACRSVNKMAGSTRMLGHTIITPTYPNWMDEVDRGIETLKPCSWKSYTLGDPLGPSKFAWRLDDEKVMYPFYEKAIKSGINTLCIHKGLMPRDYTKAFAGVWEHASAWDIGKAAKDWPGMNFVIYHGALRPWLADQPDADLQKFMDTGYVEWSTDLARIPEKFGVNNVYAEIGTTFASTAVTNPKFCSMFLGQLVNMMGPERVVWGTDSVFYGSPQWQIEAMRRLEIPDDVMKKMGWKIKLGGPNSEVKQKIFGLNSAQLYGLDIKLAQGPAFTEDKLAAIKAEYLALGGDTGRSNAAYGFIAKKYQVA